A region of Diospyros lotus cultivar Yz01 chromosome 3, ASM1463336v1, whole genome shotgun sequence DNA encodes the following proteins:
- the LOC127797312 gene encoding uncharacterized protein LOC127797312 isoform X2 has protein sequence MVMADNKVWDDFIKVHPDARSYRIRTIPYYSDLCVIYKNATFDRKPSLSGEDANADRNMLGSETCTLVQGVESPDTTIDDGEPVDSSFELSSHSGGNTNTTVTPPRSVVEGAVEALHEITIDEEYGNSKPKISDDGTHRPIAGTESRGGTRSRTFWQPPMDRYLIDLMLEQLRKGNQVDGQFHKQSWMEMIASFNSRFGFKYDIDVLKNRYKTMKRQYKVIKNLLRLDGFSWDETRQMVTADDYVWQDYIKAHTDARQYMTRPVPYYKDLCVICRELSGDGRESLSSYDLYQQDEALALTFGGSLKGVQSPAASVYSEDQVGDMLDSSLMGNMSVCNQQKKQKHCLENVPYSTHTNKKARGSDEGMAGALREMATAVSSLADKKKEDEDWSSVSIEHVIEAIQALPDMDEDLVLDACDFLEDEKKAKTFLALDVKLRKKWLIRKLRPQQS, from the exons ATGGTGATGGCTGATAACAAAGTCTGGGATGATTTCATTAAG GTACATCCAGATGCACGGTCATACAGGATTAGAACCATTCCATACTACAGTGATTTGTGTGTGATATATAAAAATGCAACTTTTGATAGGAAACCTAGCCTTTCTGGTGAAGATGCTAATGCTGATAGAAATATGCTGGGTTCAGAAACTTGTACATTGGTGCAAGGTGTAGAATCTCCAGATACTACCATTGATGATGGAGAGCCAGTGGACAGTTCTTTTGAATTATCATCCCATTCCGGTGGTAACACAAATACAACAGTCACTCCACCAAGAAGTGTTGTTGAGGGGGCTGTGGAGGCTCTTCATGAAATCACAATCGATGAAGAATATGGTAATTCTAAGCCAAAAATTAGTGATGATGGTACTCATCGACCTATAGCAGGTACTGAGTCTAGGGGAGGCACTCGGTCAAGGACTTTTTGGCAACCGCCAATGGACCGTTATCTCATTGACCTAATGCTAGAGCAACTCCGAAAAGGGAATCAGGTTGACGGTCAATTTCACAAACAATCATGGATGGAGATGATTGCCTCATTTAATTCCAGATTTGGCTTTAAGTATGACATTGATGTTCTGAAAAATCGGTACAAAACCATGAAAAGGCAATATAAGGTTATAAAGAATCTTCTTCGCTTGGATGGGTTTTCCTGGGATGAAACACGTCAAATGGTGACAGCAGATGATTATGTCTGGCAAGATTATATTAAG GCACATACTGATGCACGGCAATACATGACTAGACCTGTGCCGTACTATAAAGATTTGTGTGTGATTTGTAGAGAATTGAGTGGTGATGGAAGGGAGAGTCTCTCTTCTTATGATCTATACCAACAAGATGAAGCCCTAGCCCTTACATTTGGTGGGTCATTGAAGGGCGTGCAATCTCCAGCTGCATCGGTGTATAGCGAAGATCAAGTTGGTGATATGCTGGACTCCTCCCTTATGGGTAACATGAGTGTGTGCAACCAACAGAAAAAGCAGAAGCATTGTCTCGAAAATGTACCATATTCTACCCATACCAACAAAAAAGCACGGGGTAGTGACGAAGGCATGGCCGGGGCTCTTCGTGAGATGGCGACTGCTGTTTCTTCTTTGGCAGACAAGAAAAAGGAAGATGAAGACTGGAGCTCCGTCTCTATAGAGCATGTCATAGAAGCCATCCAGGCCTTACCTGACATGGATGAAGACCTTGTTTTGGATGCTTGTGATTTTTTGGAGGATGAAAAGAAAGCGAAAACGTTTTTAGCATTGGATGTTAAATTGAGAAAGAAGTGGTTGATTAGGAAGCTTCGTCCGCAGCAATCTTAA
- the LOC127797312 gene encoding L10-interacting MYB domain-containing protein isoform X1 has translation MGVRGRSGSDRLRTIWTPEMDRYFIDLMLEQVGKGSRIDDHLFSKRAWKQMTSLFNAKFKFQYEKDVLKNRHKTLRNLYRYVKKLLDQQGFSWDETRQMVMADNKVWDDFIKVHPDARSYRIRTIPYYSDLCVIYKNATFDRKPSLSGEDANADRNMLGSETCTLVQGVESPDTTIDDGEPVDSSFELSSHSGGNTNTTVTPPRSVVEGAVEALHEITIDEEYGNSKPKISDDGTHRPIAGTESRGGTRSRTFWQPPMDRYLIDLMLEQLRKGNQVDGQFHKQSWMEMIASFNSRFGFKYDIDVLKNRYKTMKRQYKVIKNLLRLDGFSWDETRQMVTADDYVWQDYIKAHTDARQYMTRPVPYYKDLCVICRELSGDGRESLSSYDLYQQDEALALTFGGSLKGVQSPAASVYSEDQVGDMLDSSLMGNMSVCNQQKKQKHCLENVPYSTHTNKKARGSDEGMAGALREMATAVSSLADKKKEDEDWSSVSIEHVIEAIQALPDMDEDLVLDACDFLEDEKKAKTFLALDVKLRKKWLIRKLRPQQS, from the exons ATGGGTGTTCGTGGACGAAGTGGTAGTGATCGCCTTAGGACAATTTGGACACCAGAAATGGATCGGTATTTCATTGACCTCATGCTAGAGCAGGTTGGCAAAGGGAGTAGAATTGATGACCATTTATTCAGCAAAAGAGCATGGAAGCAAATGACGTCATTGTTCaatgcaaaattcaaatttcaatatGAGAAAGATGTTTTAAAGAATCGTCACAAAACACTGAGAAATCTCTACAGATATGTAAAAAAGCTTCTTGATCAGCAGGGATTCAGCTGGGATGAAACACGACAAATGGTGATGGCTGATAACAAAGTCTGGGATGATTTCATTAAG GTACATCCAGATGCACGGTCATACAGGATTAGAACCATTCCATACTACAGTGATTTGTGTGTGATATATAAAAATGCAACTTTTGATAGGAAACCTAGCCTTTCTGGTGAAGATGCTAATGCTGATAGAAATATGCTGGGTTCAGAAACTTGTACATTGGTGCAAGGTGTAGAATCTCCAGATACTACCATTGATGATGGAGAGCCAGTGGACAGTTCTTTTGAATTATCATCCCATTCCGGTGGTAACACAAATACAACAGTCACTCCACCAAGAAGTGTTGTTGAGGGGGCTGTGGAGGCTCTTCATGAAATCACAATCGATGAAGAATATGGTAATTCTAAGCCAAAAATTAGTGATGATGGTACTCATCGACCTATAGCAGGTACTGAGTCTAGGGGAGGCACTCGGTCAAGGACTTTTTGGCAACCGCCAATGGACCGTTATCTCATTGACCTAATGCTAGAGCAACTCCGAAAAGGGAATCAGGTTGACGGTCAATTTCACAAACAATCATGGATGGAGATGATTGCCTCATTTAATTCCAGATTTGGCTTTAAGTATGACATTGATGTTCTGAAAAATCGGTACAAAACCATGAAAAGGCAATATAAGGTTATAAAGAATCTTCTTCGCTTGGATGGGTTTTCCTGGGATGAAACACGTCAAATGGTGACAGCAGATGATTATGTCTGGCAAGATTATATTAAG GCACATACTGATGCACGGCAATACATGACTAGACCTGTGCCGTACTATAAAGATTTGTGTGTGATTTGTAGAGAATTGAGTGGTGATGGAAGGGAGAGTCTCTCTTCTTATGATCTATACCAACAAGATGAAGCCCTAGCCCTTACATTTGGTGGGTCATTGAAGGGCGTGCAATCTCCAGCTGCATCGGTGTATAGCGAAGATCAAGTTGGTGATATGCTGGACTCCTCCCTTATGGGTAACATGAGTGTGTGCAACCAACAGAAAAAGCAGAAGCATTGTCTCGAAAATGTACCATATTCTACCCATACCAACAAAAAAGCACGGGGTAGTGACGAAGGCATGGCCGGGGCTCTTCGTGAGATGGCGACTGCTGTTTCTTCTTTGGCAGACAAGAAAAAGGAAGATGAAGACTGGAGCTCCGTCTCTATAGAGCATGTCATAGAAGCCATCCAGGCCTTACCTGACATGGATGAAGACCTTGTTTTGGATGCTTGTGATTTTTTGGAGGATGAAAAGAAAGCGAAAACGTTTTTAGCATTGGATGTTAAATTGAGAAAGAAGTGGTTGATTAGGAAGCTTCGTCCGCAGCAATCTTAA